The following proteins are co-located in the Carassius gibelio isolate Cgi1373 ecotype wild population from Czech Republic chromosome A21, carGib1.2-hapl.c, whole genome shotgun sequence genome:
- the si:ch73-362m14.2 gene encoding NHS-like protein 2 — translation MENTTLVCSAQGWCGPNVSTFSSEWDDNVNSFLMAPDVIKPPPQFQDPEETSQASPTNSAAVIRRDRDCVSSMKKERRSRPTSNIELHRRSLSLSTTVNTNPGVARRRCESYALSYPSSSSEDSGSDSTSRRGDRLPDAVPRSRSRSIVLKKAKTKPAPPVRTVSLQRLAAEKYPEHKLQGLHLKKDTQSIMKLPDLIPSSKQEVAKCKKQTPTAEAPGKTSVSSHRALNELRSSEPCKSGTSVATPINEGSSEINTSPSSSHSSPSQPCISSPSKRFGSNSPSSGYASQCETPTQSGPSQLGGRMRHKPSSVIPGQRAKNRNARLSLQLPELQQHPPDPEPVQPKANRRYSDSAEATRPKQRMSNSLLVMPVVTQEDLNNVHLRSVSNSDLENAQEITTDVIQEECPANNQKAKPPVAPKPQRNKWPPNAMAQTRFGTASDPEPTTVKPTERPEDIYAMINKSKPTGTVPSHLKQEKDCYFLEGHSPQLMTESRQPQPPCTFEAQNPDAFPFNTTTYELHKKRRTPPPPLTKTPAVDNSLYYNSASQKSPDDAQSPDKLCKSPKSPISASQYHVTLYGVIPSYPMVIEQQHSNAPNHSTYNVEKRDRTPDLGPLQLVGEEDDVFLYKSKSQTTEDLFTIIHRSKRKLLGRKDSFENKQGDPGTQALGGGASQISSQNDNFMALLRRTRSAKASCSERISATELLRSSKPTANIAENMTHCKNSHEKTHGP, via the exons ATGGAAAACACAACCTTGGTTTGTTCTGCCCAAGGCTGGTGCGGCCCGAACGTTTCCACCTTTTCATCCGAGTGGGACGATAACGTCAACTCCTTTCTGATGGCACCTGACGTGATAAAACCCCCTCCACAGTTCCAGGATCCAGAGGAGACGAGCCAGGCATCACCCACTAACTCTGCTGCCGTGATAAGACGAGATAGAGATTGCGTGAGCTCCATGAAGAAAGAGCGTAGGAGTAGGCCAACCAGTAACATAGAGCTCCACAGACGCTCCTTGTCACTGTCCACCACTGTCAATACTAACCCTGGTGTGGCCCGGCGCCGGTGCGAAAGCTATGCGCTTTCATATCCCAGCAGCAGCTCGGAGGACAGCGGCAGCGACAGCACATCCAGGAGAGGAGATCGACTCCCGGATGCCGTGCCGCGATCTAGATCTCGAAGCATCGTCCTCAAGAAAGCCAAAACTAAACCAGCTCCACCCGTGCGAACAGTGTCACTGCAAAGGCTCGCGGCGGAGAAGTATCCAGAACACAAATTACAGGGGCTCCATCTGAAAAAAGACACCCAAAGCATCATGAAACTGCCTGATCTCATCCCGTCCTCAAAGCAAGAAGTTGCTAAGTGCAAGAAACAAACTCCCACTGCTGAAGCACCTGGCAAGACGTCTGTCTCTAGTCACCGTGCACTAAATGAGCTTCGATCCAGCGAACCGTGCAAGTCTGGCACCTCAGTGGCAACTCCGATAAACGAAGGTAGTTCTGAAATAAACACATCCCCGTCTTCTTCCCACTCCTCGCCCTCCCAGCCTTGCATCTCTTCTCCTTCCAAACGCTTCGGGTCGAACTCTCCATCGAGTGGCTATGCAAGCCAATGCGAAACACCCACTCAATCAGGACCTTCTCAACTGGGCGGCAGAATGCGCCATAAGCCTTCCAGTGTTATTCCTGGCCAAAGGGCAAAAAACCGTAACGCAAGGCTATCTCTTCAGCTTCCTGAACTACAGCAGCACCCTCCTGATCCAGAACCAGTTCAGCCGAAAGCAAACCGCCGCTACTCGGACAGCGCCGAAGCCACCAGACCCAAGCAAAGGATGAGTAACAGTTTGTTGGTCATGCCCGTGGTTACTCAAGAGGATCTGAACAACGTGCATTTGCGCTCGGTCAGCAACTCCGATCTTGAAAATGCACAGGAAATTACAACGGACGTTATTCAGGAGGAGTGCCCTGCAAACAACCAAAAAGCCAAACCTCCAGTGGCTCCCAAGCCCCAGAGAAATAAATGGCCACCCAATGCCATGGCTCAGACGCGTTTTGGAACGGCTTCTGATCCAGAACCAACAACAGTCAAACCCACGGAGAGACCAGAAGACATTTACGCAATGATTAACAAATCAAAACCAACAGGGACCGTACCATCACATCTGAAGCAGGAGAAGGACTGCTACTTTTTGGAAGGACATTCTCCACAGTTGATGACCGAGTCCCGTCAGCCACAACCCCCATGCACTTTTGAAGCACAGAATCCAGATGCGTTCCCCTTCAACACGACCACCTATGAACTTCATAAGAAGAGAAGAACGCCACCACCGCCTCTGACGAAGACACCAGCGGTGGACAATTCACTTTATTATAACTCCGCATCTCAGAAAAGCCCAGACGATGCCCAGTCTCCAGACAAACTCTGCAAGTCCCCGAAGTCTCCAATCTCTGCAAGTCAATATCATGTTACCCTTTATGGTGTCATTCCATCTTACCCTATGGTCATTGAGCAACAGCACTCAAATGCACCAA ATCATTCAACTTATAATGTAGAGAAGAGGGACCGAACGCCCGATCTTGGTCCTCTACAACTGGTAGGAGAGGAAGACGATGTGTTTCTTTACAAGTCCAAATCTCAAACGACAGAGGACCTATTCACCATAATTCACAG GTCTAAAAGAAAGCTCCTGGGTCGTAAAGACTCCTTCGAAAATAAGCAGGGTGACCCTGGCACTCAGGCGCTCGGCGGTGGAGCTTCCCAAATCAGTTCTCAAAATGACAACTTCATGGCTCTTCTGAGAAGGACGAGAAGTGCCAAGGCTAGCTGCAGTGAACGAATCTCCGCCACGGAGCTCCTCAGAAGCTCCAAGCCCACGGCTAACATCGCCGAAAACATGACCCACTGCAAAAACAGCCATGAAAAGACACACGGTCCATAA
- the LOC127941331 gene encoding actin-binding protein WASF3-like, translated as MPLVKRTIEPKHLCRGALPDGVNNELECVTNTALATIIKQLGGLSRHAEDIFGELFNEANSFYLRMNSLQERVDLLAVKVTQLDSTVEEVSLQDINMRKAFKSSTIQDQQVVSRNSIPNPVMEMYQRCDKPPPLNILTPYRDDKKDGLKFYTDPSYFFNLWKEKMLQATENKRKEKRRQKQEQKHIEDPSREVKKVRKAHNRRQEWNMMAYDKEFRPDTRLTPSPYHGMSSEGSLSPDRSGMSDEHSYPASPSHPQEAGAAGADGKDTGPTQTQSLDRAYRPQASSTAAAPRQHSLGRVQTHHGPPAADSSLNGPRPTAAKEYRGHQILEHFVPPAPPPPPPLIPSSQTAFDSTSGPPSLAPGTVVSLSRPYIPSPPTAPPSAYTASPSHAVMGGPPVAPPPPPPGHPTHTPSPSRITHPSGESTLPRKGQVPLIPVSDARSDLLAAIRRGFQLRKVQEQREQEAKKEPVGNDVATILSRRIAVEYSESDEDSEPEENEWSD; from the exons GTCGACATGCGGAGGACATCTTCGGGGAGCTGTTTAACGAGGCCAACAGCTTCTACCTTCGCATGAACAGTTTACAAGAGCGCGTCGACCTGCTGGCGGTGAAGGTCACACAACTGGACTCCACAGTGGAGGAGG TGTCCTTACAGGACATCAACATGCGGAAAGCATTCAAGAGTTCCACTATTCAGGACCAGCAGGTGGTGTCCAGAAACTCCATCCCGAACCCTGTCATGGAGATGTACCAGCGCTGTGACAAACCACCTCCTCTCAACATCCTCACGCCATACAG GGATGACAAAAAAGATGGGCTCAAATTCTACACCGATCCATCCTACTTTTTTAACCTTTGGAAGGAAAAGATGCTGCAAGCCACAGAAAACAAGAGGAAGGAGAAACGACGGcagaag CAAGAGCAAAAGCACATAGAGGATCCCAGTCGCGAGGTAAAGAAAGTCCGTAAAGCTCATAACCGGCGTCAGGAGTGGAACATGATGGCGTACGATAAGGAGTTTCGTCCGGACACTCGACTAACACCGTCTCCTTACCATGGCATGTCCTCTGAGGGATCTCTGTCTCCAGATCG ATCTGGCATGTCAGATGAACACTCGTATCCAGCGAGTCCCAGTCACCCGCAGGAAGCAGGTGCAGCAGGGGCTGATGGGAAGGACACAGGCCCCACACAGACTCAATCCCTGGACCGAGCGTATCGGCCCCAAGCCTCGTCCACCGCCGCTGCACCTCGACAGCACTCTCTAGGACGCGTCCAGACCCACCACGGACCCCCAGCGGCAGACTCGTCCCTCAACGGACCCCGGCCAACAGCTGCCAAAGAATACAG GGGCCATCAAATCCTGGAGCATTTCGTCCCGCCTGCCCCTCCTCCACCCCCTCCCCTCATTCCTTCCTCCCAGACCGCCTTTGACAGCACGTCTGGACCTCCGTCACTGGCTCCGGGGACAGTGGTGTCCCTCTCACGGCCCTACATCCCATCTCCTCCTACAGCTCCTCCTTCAGCCTACACTGCTTCACCTTCACATGCTGTAATGGGCGGCCCGCCGGTGGCCCCGCCCCCTCCTCCACCAGGACACCCCACCCACACCCCATCCCCATCCCGAATAACACACCCATCTGGAGAGTCTACTCTTCCCAGGAAGGGCCAGGTGCCTCTCATCCCCGTGAGTGATGCCCGGAGCGACCTGCTGGCCGCCATCCGCAGAG GTTTCCAGCTTCGTAAGGTGCAAGAGCAGAGAGAACAGGAAGCCAAAAAAGAGCCAGTGGGTAACGACGTGGCCACCATCCTGTCCCGACGCATCGCTGTAGAGTACAGTGAATCAGACGAGGACTCTGAGCCGGAGGAGAACGAGTGGTCCGACTGA
- the gpr185a gene encoding G-protein coupled receptor 12, which yields MSNLLPNTSLLNWDALEGRNTSSAPSWELEPVPVMVNPWDVLLCVTGTLMSCENAVVIALIAYTPTLRAPMFVLIGSLAFADLLAGLGLILNFVVTYIIDSGIVTLLSTGLVITAFSASVLNIFAITVDRYMSLYNALTYHTEGAVTFTYITLILMWVISTALGLLPVLGWNCLEDESTCSICRPVNKNNAAALAVSFLLVFALILQLYLQICKIAFRHAQQIAVQRQLMTTSHSSSTTKGVSTLTTILGTFAFCWVPLAMYSLVADSRTPVIYTYATALPAICHSIINPMIYAFRNPEILRSLRIACCWCMPYSFIMRPRTPSDV from the coding sequence ATGAGTAACTTGCTCCCAAACACTTCTCTCTTGAATTGGGATGCATTAGAGGGAAGAAACACGTCGTCTGCCCCGTCCTGGGAGCTGGAGCCGGTGCCCGTGATGGTTAACCCGTGGGACGTGCTGCTGTGCGTGACGGGAACGCTCATGTCCTGCGAGAACGCAGTGGTGATCGCTCTCATCGCCTACACGCCCACACTGAGAGCACCTATGTTCGTCCTCATCGGGAGTCTAGCGTTCGCTGACCTCCTGGCCGGCCTGGGCCTGATCCTCAATTTCGTCGTAACTTACATAATCGATTCGGGAATTGTCACGCTGCTGTCGACGGGGCTCGTCATCACAGCCTTCTCGGCGTCTGTGCTCAACATTTTTGCGATAACTGTAGACCGTTACATGTCGCTGTACAACGCGTTGACGTACCACACCGAGGGCGCGGTGACGTTCACCTACATCACACTCATCTTGATGTGGGTCATCAGCACCGCGCTCGGTCTGCTCCCCGTCCTGGGCTGGAACTGCTTGGAGGACGAGAGCACCTGTAGCATCTGTCGACCGGTGAACAAAAACAACGCCGCGGCGCTCGCCGTGTCCTTCCTCCTGGTCTTCGCTCTCATTCTGCAGCTGTACCTCCAGATCTGTAAGATCGCTTTCCGGCACGCTCAGCAAATCGCCGTTCAGCGGCAGCTTATGACTACCTCGCACTCATCTTCCACCACGAAAGGGGTCTCCACCCTCACCACCATCCTGGGCACTTTCGCCTTCTGTTGGGTCCCTCTCGCCATGTACTCGCTGGTGGCCGACTCTCGAACCCCTGTGATCTACACCTACGCCACGGCTCTTCCGGCCATCTGCCACTCCATCATTAACCCCATGATATATGCGTTCAGGAACCCTGAAATTCTCCGATCTTTGAGGATTGCTTGTTGCTGGTGCATGCCTTACAGTTTCATCATGCGACCCAGGACCCCCAGCGATGTGTAG